A section of the Saccharomyces paradoxus strain CBS432 chromosome XII sequence genome encodes:
- the IMH1 gene encoding Imh1p (Protein involved in vesicular transport~similar to YLR309C), whose protein sequence is MFKQLSQIGKNLTDELAKGLADDMNPTSSEQQIEDDKSGLPKEVQAKLRKFEKYEQKYPLLLSAYKNEKLKSEKFEAVEKILAENTPISNIDDAVDTLPAFFQDLNNKNNLLNDEIKRLTKENSEVVPESTSSETLKGKEEEFLRKEQDYKNEIDSLKNKMQALDIEMDTLQKEKNDTVSGLREKIAELENMLKEEREAKKQKEEISISELKEELGIKEHSLKDSQMKITELEQNLASNNNIIEEKSSKLAELDIFLKEKERKISVLEKKMKEPPKAMISNQNVGNNNRRKKNRNKGKKNKGNVTVGDVSEEETVDNLINTEEYDKLKENMEALQEKHKDCEDWKHKYEEVETELKNVKELENSRLEKSAKEQETLNFELIETKKLLKEKNLELEEVRDMLRTVGNELVDAKDEIKESSSKQNEEVKAVKLELDDLRHKNATMIEAYEAKNTELKNRIESLSKKVEHLNNLCTEKEKEQTTLKNKVAKLNEEISQLTSEKSNITKELASLRTSYKQKEKTVGYLEEQVKQFSEQKDAAEKSTEQLRSDHAKISNRLDLLKKENETLHNDIAKNSNSYEAYLKENGKLSERLNILQEKYNTLQNVKSNSNEHIDSIKRQCEELNVKLKESTKKILSLEDELNEYANIVQDKTREANTLRRLVSDSQVDDSSKQKELENKLAYLTDEKSKLEAELNLQTSRKASEVQEWKHTAAELKSEIHALKLREKELKSEVEALNHANNDIKRKTQATSDDSDQLEQITSNLKLTLSKADEKNSELQSTNEKLLNLNNELNKKFDRLLKNYRSLSSQLNAIKERHHSENSGRVSRSGSLGSLANANINSSSASNSNLTKLENIRSSSPLELDSEKNEKIAYIKNVLLGFLEHKEQRNQLLPVISMLLQLDSTDEKRLVMSLK, encoded by the coding sequence ATGTTTAAACAGCTGTCACAAATTGGTAAGAACCTTACTGATGAATTGGCCAAGGGTTTAGCCGATGACATGAACCCTACCTCGTCGGAACAACAAATTGAAGACGATAAAAGTGGCTTACCAAAAGAAGTACAAGCTAAACTAAGAAAGTTTGAGAAGTATGAACAGAAATATCCTTTGCTACTTTCCGCTTACaaaaatgagaaattaAAATCGGAGAAGTTTGAGGCTGTCGAAAAGATTTTAGCGGAAAATACACCCATATCGAATATTGATGATGCAGTGGATACGTTGCCAGCttttttccaagatttaaacaacaaaaataacCTATTGAATGACGAGATCAAGAGATTAACTAAGGAGAATTCAGAAGTGGTGCCGGAGAGCACCTCTAGTGAAACTCTAAAAGGCAAGGAAGAGGAATTCTTGAGAAAAGAGCAAGattataaaaatgaaattgatagtcttaaaaataaaatgcaAGCTTTGGACATAGAAATGGATACTTTacagaaggaaaagaatgaCACCGTTTCAGGTTTGAGGGAAAAAATAGCTGAACTGGAAAATATGCTAAAGGAAGAAAGGGAGGCAAAAAAGCAGAAAGAGGAAATTTCTATATCCGAATTAAAAGAGGAATTGGGTATCAAGGAACATTCCCTTAAGGACAGTCAAATGAAGATAACTGAATTGGAGCAGAATTTGGcatcaaataataatataatcGAGGAGAAGTCCTCGAAGTTGGCAGAGCTagatattttcttgaaagaGAAGGAGCGGAAGATAAGTgtattggaaaagaaaatgaaagagCCACCGAAGGCCATGATATCTAATCAAAATGTAGGGAACAATAacagaaggaaaaagaatagaaacaaggggaagaaaaacaaggGAAATGTGACTGTAGGTGATGTCAGTGAGGAGGAAACGGTCGATAATTTAATCAATACCGAGGAATATGATAAACTTAAGGAAAATATGGAAGCcttacaagaaaaacataAAGATTGTGAAGACTGGAAACATAAGTATGAGGAAGTAGAAACAGAACTAAAGAATGTtaaagaattggaaaactCACGGCTCGAAAAATCGGCAAAGGAACAGGAAACCCTCAACTTTGAGTTGATCGAAACCAAAAAGTtactgaaagaaaagaatttggaGTTAGAAGAGGTAAGAGACATGCTGAGGACTGTAGGCAATGAGCTTGTGGATGCAAAAGATGAGATAAAAGAATCTTCGAGTAAACAGAATGAAGAGGTAAAAGCCGTTAAGCTGGAACTTGATGATTTACGCCATAAAAATGCAACAATGATTGAGGCCTATGAAGCTAAAAATactgaattgaaaaataggATAGAATCATTGAGTAAGAAAGTAGAGCATCTGAATAATTTATGTACcgaaaaagagaaagagcAAACTACATTGAAGAACAAGGTAGCCAAATTGAATGAGGAGATATCTCAACTTACATCCGAAAAATCAAACATAACAAAGGAACTTGCTTCCTTAAGAACCTCTTAcaaacaaaaggaaaaaactgTGGGTTACTTGGAGGAACAGGTTAAACAATTTAGTGAGCAAAAGGATGCGGCCGAAAAATCAACAGAGCAACTGAGAAGCGACCACGCTAAAATTTCTAACAGACTAGACTTactaaaaaaggaaaacgaaaCATTGCATAATGATATCGCAAAGAACAGTAATTCCTACGAAGcatatttgaaagaaaatggtaaaTTATCGGAAAGATTGAATATcttgcaagaaaaatacaatacCTTGCAAAATGTGAAGAGTAATTCAAATGAGCACATCGATTCTATCAAAAGACAATGTGAGGAATTAAATGTTAAGTTGAAGGAATCTacgaagaaaattttatctttaGAGGATGAGCTGAATGAGTATGCCAATATTGTCCAAGACAAAACCAGGGAAGCCAACACTTTGAGAAGATTAGTCTCGGACAGTCAAGTTGATGATTCGAGTAAACAAAAGGAGTTGGAGAATAAATTAGCCTATCTGACGGACGAAAAAAGTAAACTGGAAGCAGAATTAAACTTGCAAACATCCAGGAAGGCCAGTGAAGTACAAGAATGGAAGCATACAGCTGCCGAGTTGAAATCAGAAATACACGCTTTAAAGCTTCGTGAAAAGGAACTAAAATCAGAAGTTGAGGCATTGAACCATGCTAATAATGACATCAAACGCAAAACTCAAGCCACTTCGGATGATTCCGACCAGTTGGAACAGATCACATCTAATTTAAAACTTACATTGTCTAAGGctgatgaaaagaattctGAATTACAATCGACCAATgagaaacttttgaatttgaataatgaacttaacaagaaatttgatCGACTGTTAAAGAATTATCGTTCTTTGTCCTCCCAATTGAACGccataaaagaaagacacCACAGCGAAAATTCAGGAAGGGTTAGTAGGTCTGGTTCTCTCGGTTCTCTAGCGAACGCGAATATTAATTCCTCATCAGCCAGTAATTCTAATTTGACCAAATTAGAGAATATACGATCATCAAGTCCATTAGAGTTAGACTCcgagaaaaatgaaaaaattgcatatataaaaaacGTTCTGTTGGGATTCTTGGAGCATAAGGAACAACGGAATCAATTGCTGCCTGTAATT